In Acidaminococcus fermentans DSM 20731, one genomic interval encodes:
- a CDS encoding CPCC family cysteine-rich protein, with protein MKKRRNNVMIKKRQDPPVRKKRKRPSREEKEFWERYKQVRNLPMDKLTADEISTLCICYDGPTKPLKITPEEAELLFQKKFVEGKPDNEEVCPVCGTRSVVKEFGKCIECGWKVDDRQTADPDMKNGANKMSLNEAREAWKKGDEITG; from the coding sequence ATGAAAAAACGAAGAAATAACGTAATGATAAAAAAACGGCAAGACCCACCAGTAAGAAAAAAGCGGAAGAGACCATCCCGGGAAGAAAAAGAATTTTGGGAAAGATATAAGCAGGTTCGCAACTTGCCAATGGATAAACTTACAGCAGACGAAATATCAACTTTATGTATTTGTTATGATGGGCCCACAAAGCCACTAAAGATTACGCCAGAAGAAGCAGAGCTCCTTTTTCAAAAGAAGTTTGTGGAAGGGAAACCTGATAATGAGGAAGTATGTCCAGTTTGCGGAACCAGAAGTGTTGTGAAAGAATTTGGCAAATGTATTGAATGCGGATGGAAAGTGGATGACAGGCAAACCGCAGACCCGGACATGAAAAACGGCGCCAACAAAATGTCCCTGAACGAGGCACGTGAAGCTTGGAAAAAGGGGGATGAAATTACAGGATGA
- a CDS encoding ATP-grasp domain-containing protein: MKVWIQAHKGERPASKNFFEAMCGFEELGAEIRFFHNPLEMRQAEPEDILVGYVEAVQQHLEEMGFSYPDLDYPAELEYCLGRKIWKSTINTINSHPEQWPVFVKSIADKEITGVLVRSPKDLIGCGNWEYDVPVWCSEPVRFVTEWRCFIRYGRILDARHYRGTWEKIPDPAVIKRAVRDYKTAPAGYSLDFGVMDTDKTLLIEVNDGYALGSYGLFYIDYAKILAARWAELTGTKDEYEDI; this comes from the coding sequence ATGAAAGTTTGGATACAGGCTCACAAAGGGGAACGTCCTGCCAGCAAGAATTTTTTTGAGGCCATGTGCGGGTTTGAAGAACTGGGGGCCGAAATCCGCTTCTTTCATAATCCCTTGGAAATGCGGCAGGCTGAGCCAGAAGATATTTTGGTTGGTTATGTAGAAGCGGTCCAGCAACATTTGGAAGAAATGGGTTTCTCCTATCCAGACTTGGATTATCCGGCAGAGCTGGAATATTGTCTGGGAAGAAAAATCTGGAAATCCACCATCAATACCATTAACTCCCATCCAGAACAGTGGCCTGTATTCGTCAAATCCATTGCTGATAAAGAAATCACCGGCGTACTGGTCCGTTCTCCCAAAGATCTGATCGGCTGCGGAAACTGGGAGTACGATGTACCTGTGTGGTGTTCGGAACCCGTCCGGTTTGTAACAGAGTGGCGCTGTTTTATTCGCTATGGAAGAATCCTGGATGCAAGGCACTATCGGGGAACCTGGGAGAAAATACCGGATCCGGCAGTCATCAAAAGGGCCGTACGGGATTACAAAACCGCGCCAGCCGGCTATTCTTTGGATTTTGGTGTGATGGATACGGACAAAACTCTACTCATTGAAGTCAATGATGGATATGCACTGGGAAGTTACGGGCTGTTTTATATTGACTATGCAAAAATCCTGGCAGCCCGTTGGGCAGAATTAACAGGCACGAAGGATGAGTATGAAGATATTTAA
- a CDS encoding ATP-grasp domain-containing protein produces MKVWIQAHKGERPASKNFFEAMCGFEELGAEIRFFHNPLEMRQAEPEDILVGYVEAVQQHLEEMGFSYPDLDYPAELEYCLGRKIWKSTINTINSHPEQWPVFVKSIADKEITGVLVRSPKDLVGCGNWEHDVPVWCSEPVRFVTEWRCFIRYGKILDARHYRGTWEKIPDPEVIKRAVRDYKTAPAGYSLDFGVTDTDKTLLIEVNDGYALGSYGLFYIDYAKLLAARWAELTGTKDEYEDF; encoded by the coding sequence ATGAAAGTTTGGATACAGGCTCACAAAGGGGAACGTCCTGCCAGCAAGAATTTTTTTGAGGCCATGTGCGGGTTTGAAGAACTGGGGGCCGAAATCCGCTTCTTTCATAATCCCTTGGAAATGCGGCAGGCTGAGCCAGAAGATATTTTGGTTGGTTATGTAGAAGCGGTCCAGCAACATTTGGAAGAAATGGGTTTCTCCTATCCAGACTTGGATTATCCGGCAGAGCTGGAATATTGTCTGGGAAGAAAAATCTGGAAATCCACCATCAATACCATTAACTCCCATCCAGAACAGTGGCCTGTATTCGTCAAATCCATTGCTGATAAAGAAATCACCGGTGTACTGGTCCGTTCTCCCAAAGATCTGGTCGGCTGCGGAAACTGGGAGCACGATGTACCTGTGTGGTGTTCGGAACCCGTCCGGTTTGTAACAGAGTGGCGCTGTTTTATCCGCTATGGCAAAATCCTGGATGCAAGACACTATCGGGGAACCTGGGAGAAAATACCGGATCCGGAAGTCATCAAAAGGGCCGTACGGGATTACAAAACCGCGCCAGCCGGCTATTCTTTGGATTTTGGTGTGACGGATACGGACAAAACTCTACTCATTGAAGTCAATGATGGATATGCACTGGGAAGTTACGGGCTGTTTTATATTGACTATGCAAAACTCCTGGCAGCCCGTTGGGCAGAATTGACCGGGACAAAGGATGAGTATGAAGATTTTTAA
- a CDS encoding type II toxin-antitoxin system Phd/YefM family antitoxin → MNVNTENLVSITEANQNFSRVARMVDEKGPVVILKNNSPRYLLVEFNNAEQEQLADDEDVLTVSRRLIAKNRKAYEVLAK, encoded by the coding sequence ATGAATGTCAATACAGAAAATCTTGTTTCCATCACAGAAGCAAACCAGAACTTTTCCCGTGTAGCCAGAATGGTTGATGAGAAAGGTCCTGTTGTCATTCTGAAAAACAACTCGCCTCGCTATCTACTGGTTGAGTTCAACAACGCTGAACAGGAACAGCTTGCTGACGACGAAGATGTACTTACCGTTTCCAGACGTTTAATCGCCAAGAATCGGAAGGCCTATGAGGTTCTTGCCAAATGA
- a CDS encoding helix-turn-helix domain-containing protein, which translates to MLNDVMTLAEASVIWGIKYEGLLKCITAGPLDQPKFHDDEVDKIQDTWLVTRQAMERLFWPMRAITADKAYMLAQLEWPGALITNYYETERGFVFSGRWYGGGLPKVEKKTGRVGWYLEEWGNRDKAEWKATEDLFMGSFEDSLGPIYDSIKEKQEIVRKNQLPGVHNPYPESKEHKSILQKFLDKIGL; encoded by the coding sequence ATGCTCAACGACGTTATGACTTTGGCCGAAGCCTCTGTTATCTGGGGTATCAAGTATGAAGGCTTACTAAAATGTATAACCGCTGGGCCTTTAGATCAGCCCAAATTTCATGATGATGAAGTAGATAAAATCCAAGATACATGGCTTGTGACAAGGCAAGCCATGGAACGCCTTTTTTGGCCGATGAGGGCCATTACTGCTGATAAAGCTTATATGCTTGCCCAATTAGAATGGCCTGGTGCCCTGATTACGAACTATTATGAAACCGAGCGTGGATTCGTATTTTCTGGGCGATGGTATGGCGGAGGACTCCCAAAAGTAGAGAAAAAGACCGGTCGAGTCGGCTGGTATTTGGAGGAATGGGGTAATAGGGATAAAGCCGAGTGGAAAGCAACAGAAGATCTCTTTATGGGCAGTTTTGAGGACTCTTTAGGACCAATTTACGATTCTATAAAGGAAAAACAAGAAATAGTAAGGAAAAATCAGCTTCCTGGTGTCCACAACCCCTATCCTGAATCTAAAGAACATAAATCTATCCTTCAAAAGTTTTTAGATAAAATCGGTTTGTAG
- a CDS encoding type II toxin-antitoxin system death-on-curing family toxin, producing the protein MIVLSKDQIIKLHTQLIQETGGTDGIRDEGLLESVLAAPFQSFSGTDIYPSLQQKAARLGYGLVKNHAFIDGNKRIGAHVMLVFLALNKIELTYTQDELSDTFLKIASGELSQQDLLHWIIIHQE; encoded by the coding sequence ATGATTGTTCTTTCAAAAGATCAAATCATCAAACTTCATACGCAACTGATTCAAGAGACAGGGGGAACTGATGGCATCCGGGATGAAGGATTACTGGAATCCGTATTGGCCGCACCATTTCAGTCCTTCTCAGGCACAGACATTTATCCATCTTTACAACAGAAGGCTGCTCGTCTCGGATATGGTCTTGTAAAGAACCATGCTTTTATTGACGGCAATAAACGTATCGGTGCACATGTAATGTTGGTGTTTCTCGCTCTTAATAAGATTGAGCTCACCTATACACAAGATGAACTGTCAGATACATTTTTAAAAATTGCCTCTGGAGAACTCTCGCAGCAAGATCTTCTTCACTGGATTATCATTCATCAAGAATAG
- a CDS encoding helix-turn-helix transcriptional regulator, whose protein sequence is MEYLITKIRDLRRIHKMQQSDLAKLVHVRRETISNIENGKYNPSLKLALDIAHVFGKPVEDIFEYIEEDDLHLPDSEKTK, encoded by the coding sequence ATGGAGTATCTAATTACAAAAATCCGTGACTTACGCCGGATCCATAAAATGCAACAAAGTGATTTAGCCAAATTAGTTCATGTCCGCAGAGAAACAATCAGTAATATTGAAAACGGCAAATATAATCCTTCTTTAAAATTGGCCTTGGACATTGCTCATGTATTTGGTAAACCTGTGGAAGATATTTTTGAATACATTGAGGAGGATGATTTACATCTTCCGGATTCTGAAAAAACAAAATAG
- a CDS encoding DNA/RNA helicase domain-containing protein, giving the protein MMPDSQKRADVLLLSRDKVIILEFKEKRAILKDDVAQAAGYRQSISHYHYETEKNEMQVEAHLVYTHVDPEGNHHLVDVLHPGNFTSTLLNTLKDQVPMTEQEWYNWIASPFYPLKNIADATLQLFKEGDLPNIKTIREGDIKETLDSINAVIADPSIAKSIIFVSGVPGSGKTLVGLKTVYDHAHDLETLTPIYLSGNDPLVNILQHTLSTNGVDKEGGSYIQSMKDFKYLAHGVTVPLHHIIVFDEAQRAWDTDTKEPGENEATLLLRLGDRIAAKYGKVTILCLIGDGQAIHRHEETGMPLWVDALSNRSDWNAYVPDSYKQLFSSVPTLHVSPELMLTTSIRHDFINVSPWVEAILELNMDKARKAYQDMLAKGFLCWRAWDPKKLPGFVSYVQQNYPGDHTGIVVSSHLRHIPGMFGPQYRGSYVKATEAYQWYNEESYKLTRGASEFLIQGIELEFPIVSFIGDFYIQNGKWVVDPKATNPGLKDLRKVLENVYRVLLTRSRKGMLLYFPRESKEWKLEETYQWFAGMMGIEE; this is encoded by the coding sequence ATGATGCCCGATTCCCAAAAGCGTGCGGACGTACTGCTCCTTTCCCGGGATAAGGTGATCATCTTGGAATTTAAGGAAAAAAGGGCCATCCTCAAAGATGATGTGGCCCAGGCTGCTGGGTATCGGCAAAGCATTTCCCATTATCATTACGAAACGGAAAAGAACGAGATGCAGGTGGAAGCTCATCTGGTTTATACCCATGTGGACCCGGAAGGGAATCATCACCTGGTGGATGTGTTGCATCCTGGTAACTTTACGTCCACCCTTCTAAACACCCTAAAAGACCAGGTTCCCATGACCGAACAAGAATGGTACAATTGGATTGCTTCTCCCTTCTACCCATTGAAGAATATTGCCGATGCCACTCTGCAGCTTTTCAAAGAAGGGGACCTGCCCAATATCAAGACCATCCGAGAAGGCGATATTAAAGAGACCCTAGACTCCATCAATGCCGTCATTGCGGATCCCTCTATTGCCAAAAGCATCATCTTTGTTTCTGGCGTCCCGGGCTCGGGGAAGACCCTGGTAGGTCTGAAAACCGTCTACGATCATGCCCATGACCTGGAAACCTTGACACCCATCTACCTGTCCGGAAATGATCCCCTGGTCAACATTCTGCAGCATACCTTATCCACCAACGGGGTGGACAAAGAAGGCGGAAGCTACATCCAGTCCATGAAAGACTTCAAATACCTGGCCCATGGGGTAACGGTTCCTTTGCACCATATTATTGTATTTGATGAAGCCCAACGGGCCTGGGATACGGACACCAAGGAACCAGGAGAAAACGAAGCCACCCTGCTGTTACGTCTGGGGGACCGGATTGCGGCGAAATATGGAAAGGTGACCATCTTGTGCTTGATTGGAGATGGCCAGGCCATTCATCGTCACGAAGAAACGGGCATGCCCCTTTGGGTGGATGCCTTATCCAATAGAAGTGATTGGAATGCCTATGTTCCTGATTCTTACAAACAGCTTTTTAGCAGTGTTCCTACCCTTCATGTGAGCCCGGAATTGATGCTCACCACATCCATCCGGCATGACTTTATCAACGTAAGCCCTTGGGTGGAAGCGATCTTGGAACTCAACATGGACAAAGCCAGGAAGGCGTACCAGGACATGCTGGCCAAAGGGTTTCTATGTTGGAGAGCCTGGGACCCCAAGAAACTCCCCGGTTTCGTTTCCTATGTCCAGCAGAACTATCCAGGAGACCATACGGGGATCGTGGTTTCCTCCCATCTTCGACATATCCCAGGGATGTTTGGTCCCCAGTATAGGGGCAGCTATGTTAAGGCTACCGAAGCCTATCAATGGTATAATGAAGAAAGTTACAAGCTGACCCGGGGCGCATCAGAATTCCTGATCCAGGGGATCGAATTGGAATTTCCCATCGTTTCCTTCATCGGTGATTTCTACATCCAAAATGGAAAATGGGTGGTAGATCCCAAGGCCACCAATCCAGGGTTGAAGGATCTGAGAAAAGTCCTGGAAAACGTGTACCGGGTGCTTCTAACCCGAAGCCGCAAAGGGATGCTCTTGTATTTTCCCAGGGAATCGAAGGAGTGGAAACTGGAGGAGACGTATCAGTGGTTTGCGGGGATGATGGGGATAGAGGAGTAG
- a CDS encoding site-specific DNA-methyltransferase: MARKKRILTVEELSKAQHLDKLRTIDAYDHLDKKRTNNPPIGIAKFDRVAEDITTYQFDPNLDPTLEWAGKAEGVSFDVPDTSIHIQESIKPSKILRPVQVIGDDFENPQMSLFGEDPLEKQRRRRDALEFYKHGVDWTNRLIAGDSLVVMNSLLEKEGMAGQVQMCYIDPPYGIKYGSNFQPFVNDMSLKSGDKDEDLTQEPEMITAFRDTWELGIHSYLTYLRNRILLSYNLLKDSGSIFIQISDENVHFVRNICDEIFGPENFVSQISIKKGSVMFAKKLLNSATYYLVWYAKDKNKIKFHSLFKKKDPQDFADTCGSHLWLENIHGQGCKRVPPNKRHNIEAFMKDNKNIKLFGTWSLNAQGNEKQQGYQYNGKTYYPPKGTQWKTSYPNGLNDLKIANRLQEEGDNLRVKLYYEDYPISRLNNLWTGIGAVNDKMYVVQTPNEIPKRCILMTSDPDDLVLDITCGSGTTAYVAEQWGRRWITCDTSRVAIELAKERLMTASFDYYKLAHPDQGISSGFIYKTVPHITLKSIANNEPPAEETLYDQPEIDKTKVRVSGPFTVESLPAPIVKPLEETLSTAEAENMTSKQSQWRSELLATGILGKNGNKLDFSRIEPLEGSVYFQAEGETKEDSPKRAIICFGSETKVMDARFIDMALNEAQNMRPTPGYIIFAAFQFGPEASQMLDEALWPGVTVLKVQMNTDLMTEDLKKKRSSNQSFWLVGQPDVELIKDGRTKNRYKVIVNGFDYYDVKKGTVISGTDSNIAMWMLDTNYDPMNCIEPNQVFFPMGGKKDGWNKLAKTLKAEINQELIGKYAGNESLWFTAEPNTMIAVKIIDDRGIESLRVLKVGEE, encoded by the coding sequence ATGGCTCGCAAGAAACGTATTTTGACTGTTGAGGAATTATCTAAGGCGCAACACCTTGATAAACTTAGAACGATCGATGCCTATGATCATCTAGATAAGAAACGAACAAATAATCCGCCCATAGGAATTGCTAAATTTGACCGAGTGGCTGAGGATATAACGACTTATCAGTTTGATCCTAATCTTGATCCTACACTTGAATGGGCAGGGAAAGCAGAAGGAGTTTCATTTGATGTTCCTGATACCTCTATCCATATTCAGGAGTCCATAAAGCCTTCTAAAATTTTGCGTCCCGTCCAGGTCATTGGTGATGATTTTGAAAATCCTCAAATGAGCTTATTTGGAGAGGATCCCTTAGAAAAACAGCGCCGCCGCCGTGATGCGTTGGAATTTTATAAACACGGGGTTGACTGGACGAACAGACTCATTGCCGGGGACAGCCTTGTCGTTATGAATTCGCTGTTGGAAAAAGAAGGCATGGCAGGGCAAGTACAGATGTGTTATATAGATCCACCTTATGGAATTAAATACGGGTCAAATTTCCAACCATTTGTTAATGATATGTCTCTTAAATCTGGAGATAAAGATGAGGATTTAACACAAGAGCCAGAAATGATTACTGCCTTTCGAGATACTTGGGAATTAGGTATCCACTCATATCTTACCTATTTAAGAAACCGAATTTTATTAAGCTATAATTTATTAAAAGATTCTGGAAGTATTTTTATTCAAATTAGCGATGAAAATGTGCATTTTGTAAGGAATATTTGCGATGAAATTTTTGGACCAGAAAATTTTGTTTCTCAAATTTCAATAAAAAAAGGATCAGTTATGTTTGCTAAAAAGTTGTTAAATAGTGCAACTTATTATTTAGTATGGTACGCAAAGGATAAAAATAAAATTAAATTTCATTCTTTGTTCAAAAAGAAAGATCCTCAAGATTTTGCTGATACTTGTGGTTCACATTTATGGTTAGAAAATATACATGGTCAAGGGTGCAAGCGGGTACCACCAAACAAACGACATAATATTGAAGCCTTTATGAAAGATAATAAAAACATCAAATTATTTGGCACTTGGAGTTTGAATGCACAAGGTAATGAAAAGCAACAAGGATACCAATATAATGGAAAAACATACTATCCTCCAAAAGGTACACAGTGGAAAACTTCTTACCCTAATGGATTGAATGACTTAAAAATTGCAAATAGGCTGCAAGAAGAGGGAGATAATCTTAGAGTAAAACTTTATTATGAAGATTATCCTATTTCGCGTCTTAATAATTTGTGGACAGGAATTGGGGCGGTAAATGATAAAATGTATGTTGTACAGACACCTAATGAAATTCCCAAAAGATGCATACTTATGACGTCTGATCCTGATGATTTAGTTCTTGATATCACCTGTGGTAGCGGTACAACAGCTTATGTAGCTGAACAATGGGGACGCCGCTGGATTACTTGCGACACGTCCCGCGTGGCCATTGAGTTGGCTAAGGAGCGCTTGATGACAGCATCTTTTGATTATTATAAACTTGCGCATCCAGATCAGGGAATTTCCAGCGGGTTCATCTATAAAACAGTTCCTCATATTACATTAAAATCTATTGCTAATAATGAGCCCCCAGCAGAAGAAACTCTTTATGATCAGCCTGAGATTGATAAAACGAAAGTGCGTGTATCTGGTCCATTTACAGTAGAATCTCTTCCTGCACCAATTGTCAAACCATTAGAAGAGACATTATCAACTGCTGAAGCCGAAAATATGACTTCTAAACAAAGTCAATGGAGAAGTGAATTACTTGCTACTGGGATACTGGGGAAAAATGGCAATAAACTTGATTTTTCCAGAATCGAGCCGCTTGAAGGAAGTGTTTATTTTCAGGCAGAAGGAGAAACTAAAGAAGATTCACCCAAAAGAGCTATCATTTGTTTTGGCAGTGAGACTAAGGTCATGGATGCCAGATTTATTGATATGGCTCTTAATGAAGCACAGAATATGCGTCCAACACCGGGATACATTATTTTTGCAGCTTTTCAATTTGGACCTGAAGCTTCCCAGATGCTTGATGAGGCATTGTGGCCAGGGGTCACGGTGCTTAAAGTCCAAATGAATACGGATCTGATGACGGAGGACTTGAAAAAGAAACGTTCTTCCAACCAGAGTTTCTGGTTAGTCGGGCAGCCTGATGTGGAACTTATTAAAGACGGAAGAACTAAAAACCGATATAAAGTAATAGTCAACGGTTTTGACTACTATGACGTAAAAAAAGGGACTGTTATTTCTGGTACGGATAGTAATATTGCCATGTGGATGCTGGATACAAATTACGATCCAATGAACTGTATTGAACCCAACCAGGTCTTTTTCCCTATGGGTGGAAAAAAGGATGGGTGGAATAAACTGGCAAAAACATTGAAAGCTGAAATCAATCAGGAATTGATTGGTAAATATGCTGGAAATGAATCTTTGTGGTTTACGGCAGAGCCCAATACCATGATTGCTGTCAAAATCATTGATGATCGTGGTATTGAAAGTTTGCGTGTTTTGAAAGTCGGTGAAGAGTGA
- a CDS encoding BPTD_3080 family restriction endonuclease, protein MAGITKLIINSAYKEPSTHWKYDIPTKKFYQEKGRRPAGYIVSGQERNAYNDMGRFVELPLVNKIRPRVKTWREAGYPGITGITKRLLEHWHDKDARQYQFFFCQMDAIETLIWLTEAPDADKVGIHIPSDGGLFRRLCTKMCTGSGKTTVMSMLIAWQVCNKVAYPQDTRFSKNVFIVAPGLTVKSRLEVLKTGGNENYYIQFGVVPAGLLDYLRQGNIKIINWQSLAWETAEQLAKRKSVDKRGPLSDEAYTREILGDMANAHNIIVINDEAHHAWRKNPEVKIALKGQERKEYVANEEQATIWISGLDRINKTRNILCCYDFSATPFAPSGKKNGEEALFDWIVSDFGLNDGIESGLVKTPRIVVRDDGISVKDGNEFRSKLYHIYSDPDVKDDINRPAEATEPLPDLLIQAYYLLGKDWQVTFKNWKEHGMPTPPVMITVANRTETAARIKNAFDKHRIDINELCVPKYTVRIDSKILDAADSGSGTKKEAAEKLREIVDTVGQKGKPGEQIRNVISVGMLSEGWDAKTVTHILGLRAFSSQLLCEQVVGRGLRRTSYDLQEGNELFSPEYVNIFGIPFRFLPTEDDGSNSGHPPKPKTQIESLPERAEYEIAWPNIIRFDRVWKQKLTLDVQHIPELVLDATDTRLRADLAPVLDGQTDLSQCTEIDLEKLDKELRLQKIIFETAGQVYDTLQSSWQNEGTKYALLGQVIRLTEQFLKSGKIHINPVLFNTSPLRKRIMYVLNMNKIVQHIWDYIKSDQTEKMVPLFDSTKKIRSTADMMTWFTSKPCTVTNKSQISHVVSDSSWEDTEAYVLEKNPYVKAYAKNDHLGFKIFYTFKGVIHSYFPDFLIKLSNGIMLVLETKGQKSEEVIAKQKALEEWIIAVNGTGEFGHWVSDMSFSVKDVDGIINKYINI, encoded by the coding sequence ATGGCAGGAATTACAAAACTTATTATCAATTCTGCATATAAAGAACCATCTACTCACTGGAAATATGATATTCCAACTAAAAAGTTTTATCAGGAAAAAGGTAGGAGACCAGCGGGATATATCGTTTCGGGGCAGGAACGCAATGCTTATAATGATATGGGCCGTTTTGTTGAGCTGCCATTGGTCAATAAAATCCGTCCTAGAGTAAAAACGTGGAGAGAGGCAGGGTATCCTGGCATCACAGGGATTACAAAGCGATTACTGGAACATTGGCATGATAAGGATGCCAGGCAGTATCAATTTTTCTTCTGTCAAATGGATGCTATAGAAACGTTAATTTGGCTTACAGAAGCCCCTGATGCCGATAAAGTGGGCATACATATTCCATCTGATGGTGGATTATTCAGACGTCTCTGTACTAAGATGTGTACGGGCAGTGGAAAAACAACCGTTATGTCCATGCTAATAGCATGGCAGGTTTGTAATAAAGTCGCTTACCCACAGGATACAAGATTTTCTAAAAACGTATTTATTGTAGCACCTGGTTTAACAGTTAAAAGCCGGTTGGAAGTTCTGAAAACCGGTGGCAATGAAAACTATTATATCCAATTCGGCGTAGTACCAGCTGGCCTTTTAGATTATTTGCGCCAGGGAAACATCAAAATTATTAACTGGCAAAGTCTGGCATGGGAAACGGCAGAACAACTTGCAAAGAGGAAAAGTGTGGATAAACGCGGGCCATTGAGTGATGAAGCTTATACTCGTGAGATTTTAGGTGATATGGCAAATGCACATAATATCATTGTTATCAATGATGAAGCACATCATGCCTGGCGTAAAAATCCTGAAGTTAAAATTGCTTTAAAAGGTCAGGAAAGGAAAGAATATGTAGCCAATGAGGAACAGGCCACAATTTGGATTAGTGGATTGGACCGTATTAATAAAACTCGAAATATTCTTTGCTGCTATGATTTTTCGGCAACCCCATTTGCTCCTTCTGGGAAAAAAAACGGAGAAGAAGCTTTATTTGATTGGATTGTCAGTGACTTTGGCTTGAACGATGGAATTGAATCAGGGCTGGTCAAAACTCCTAGAATAGTAGTCCGAGATGATGGTATTTCTGTAAAAGATGGAAATGAATTCAGATCCAAACTTTATCATATATATTCAGATCCTGACGTAAAAGATGATATTAACAGACCTGCTGAGGCAACAGAACCATTGCCTGATTTGCTCATCCAGGCATATTACCTTTTAGGGAAAGATTGGCAAGTCACTTTTAAAAATTGGAAAGAACATGGAATGCCAACTCCTCCGGTTATGATTACGGTGGCGAATCGGACAGAAACGGCTGCACGCATCAAAAATGCTTTTGATAAGCATCGGATTGACATAAATGAACTCTGTGTACCAAAATATACGGTGCGGATTGACTCAAAGATTTTGGATGCGGCTGATTCAGGAAGCGGAACAAAGAAAGAAGCTGCCGAGAAATTACGTGAAATTGTTGATACAGTAGGACAAAAAGGAAAACCTGGAGAACAAATACGCAATGTGATTTCTGTTGGGATGCTTTCAGAAGGCTGGGATGCTAAAACTGTAACTCATATTTTGGGATTGCGCGCTTTCAGCAGTCAGCTTTTATGTGAACAAGTGGTAGGGCGGGGTCTTAGAAGGACCTCTTATGATCTACAGGAAGGTAATGAGCTGTTTTCTCCTGAGTATGTCAATATATTTGGGATTCCTTTTAGATTCTTGCCCACTGAAGATGATGGAAGCAATAGCGGCCATCCTCCTAAGCCTAAAACACAGATTGAATCTTTGCCAGAAAGAGCGGAGTATGAAATCGCATGGCCTAATATTATTCGTTTTGATCGTGTCTGGAAACAAAAACTTACTTTGGATGTTCAGCATATACCTGAATTAGTGCTTGATGCTACGGATACAAGACTTAGAGCTGATCTGGCCCCGGTTCTTGATGGGCAGACTGATTTAAGTCAATGTACCGAAATAGATCTTGAGAAGCTGGATAAAGAACTCAGACTTCAAAAGATAATTTTTGAAACGGCTGGTCAGGTTTATGATACTTTACAATCTTCCTGGCAAAATGAAGGGACGAAATATGCACTTTTAGGTCAGGTTATTCGTTTGACAGAACAATTTTTGAAATCCGGAAAAATTCATATCAATCCCGTGCTCTTTAACACGAGCCCTTTGAGGAAAAGAATTATGTATGTGCTGAACATGAATAAAATTGTCCAGCATATCTGGGATTATATAAAATCAGATCAGACCGAAAAAATGGTGCCACTCTTTGATTCAACGAAAAAAATTCGTAGTACGGCAGATATGATGACATGGTTTACCAGTAAGCCTTGTACAGTAACCAATAAATCCCAGATTAGCCATGTGGTTTCTGATAGCAGCTGGGAAGATACAGAAGCGTATGTCCTGGAAAAAAATCCCTATGTAAAAGCTTATGCTAAAAACGATCATCTTGGATTTAAAATCTTCTATACATTTAAAGGAGTAATCCATAGTTATTTCCCTGACTTTCTGATTAAGCTGAGCAACGGAATCATGTTGGTTTTAGAAACAAAAGGCCAGAAGTCAGAGGAAGTGATTGCTAAACAGAAAGCTTTGGAAGAGTGGATTATAGCTGTCAATGGTACAGGAGAATTTGGACATTGGGTCAGTGACATGTCATTTTCAGTTAAAGATGTAGATGGAATCATTAACAAATATATCAATATTTAA